Proteins encoded in a region of the Streptomyces akebiae genome:
- a CDS encoding GNAT family N-acetyltransferase: protein MSEQEVIVRRARAEDVPGIVVSSSLLFAEDGGERDPSLNVDWPRLHGAEAFTAALKDPGRLLLAAVSDGEVVGHLSGAMSGPTAMRPVGSATLMALYVRPEHRRSRVGARMVDTFLAWARERGAAHAEVTASAANTDAIRFYERETFRPQALTLRLNL from the coding sequence ATGAGTGAGCAAGAGGTGATCGTGCGGCGCGCCCGCGCCGAGGACGTACCGGGGATCGTCGTCTCCAGTTCCCTGCTGTTCGCCGAGGACGGCGGGGAGCGGGACCCGAGCCTGAACGTGGACTGGCCGCGCCTGCACGGTGCCGAGGCCTTCACGGCCGCCCTGAAGGACCCCGGCAGGCTGCTGCTGGCCGCCGTGAGCGACGGCGAGGTGGTCGGTCACCTGTCGGGAGCGATGTCCGGTCCCACCGCCATGCGGCCCGTCGGCTCGGCGACCCTCATGGCGCTGTACGTCCGGCCCGAGCACCGGCGGTCCCGGGTCGGGGCCCGCATGGTCGACACCTTCCTCGCATGGGCGCGGGAGCGGGGCGCGGCACACGCGGAGGTGACCGCCTCGGCCGCCAACACCGACGCCATCCGGTTCTACGAGCGGGAGACGTTCCGTCCCCAGGCGCTCACACTGCGGCTGAATCTGTGA
- a CDS encoding DUF4235 domain-containing protein, with the protein MSKKKKLPVAYKPIGFALGWVSGAVASAAFRKTWKLIRHEDDAPDALDRDRGWGEILLAAAVQGAIFAVVRSAVDRTGAKAIERSTGVWPAPEKGGRD; encoded by the coding sequence ATGTCCAAGAAGAAGAAGCTGCCCGTCGCCTACAAGCCGATCGGCTTCGCGCTGGGCTGGGTGAGTGGTGCGGTGGCCTCGGCCGCGTTCCGCAAGACCTGGAAGCTGATCCGGCACGAGGACGACGCGCCCGACGCGCTGGACCGGGACCGCGGCTGGGGCGAGATCCTGCTGGCCGCTGCCGTCCAGGGCGCGATCTTCGCCGTCGTGCGCAGCGCGGTGGACCGCACGGGCGCCAAGGCCATCGAGCGGTCCACCGGGGTGTGGCCGGCCCCCGAGAAGGGAGGCCGGGACTGA
- a CDS encoding cation diffusion facilitator family transporter has translation MTRTPTDTETADERGGAVLEGPGTPEQGGTRADRRTRITVLVALGANLLIAVAKTVGGLLAGSPALLSEAAHSVADSLNEVFLLAALRRSRRPADARHPFGYGKERFFWSLLAAVGIFVMGGCFSFYQAVHALTAGSTESYGGYVAGIAVLGVALLSEGASLLRALHQVRRQGGVDGLKDPALRTVVAEDGTAVLGVTLAIAGMALHMITGQVIWEASASFAIGALLVYVAYWLGRDAREQLIGVAADPEPSRKIRSLLEAQPEIDTVEALLTMQLGLDSTLVAARVDLVPGLDSEEVELVAVRIKRSIAHVVPEADQIFLDVTEKTGPGERAAESPAATGERGGA, from the coding sequence GTGACCCGGACACCAACAGACACCGAGACGGCGGACGAGCGGGGCGGGGCGGTTCTGGAAGGGCCGGGAACCCCGGAACAGGGCGGGACACGGGCCGACCGCAGGACCAGGATCACGGTCCTCGTCGCCCTGGGCGCCAATCTCCTGATCGCCGTGGCCAAGACCGTCGGCGGGCTCCTCGCCGGCTCGCCCGCCCTCCTGTCGGAGGCCGCCCACTCGGTCGCCGACAGCCTCAACGAGGTCTTCCTTCTCGCCGCGCTGCGCCGCAGCCGCCGCCCCGCCGACGCCCGGCACCCCTTCGGCTACGGCAAGGAGCGCTTCTTCTGGTCCCTGCTGGCCGCCGTCGGCATCTTCGTGATGGGCGGCTGCTTCTCCTTCTACCAGGCCGTCCACGCCCTGACGGCCGGGAGTACGGAGTCCTACGGCGGCTACGTGGCCGGTATCGCCGTCCTCGGCGTGGCCCTCCTCTCCGAGGGCGCCTCACTGCTGCGCGCCCTGCACCAGGTGCGGCGGCAGGGCGGCGTCGACGGGCTGAAGGACCCGGCGCTGCGCACGGTCGTCGCCGAGGACGGCACGGCGGTCCTCGGCGTGACCCTCGCGATCGCCGGGATGGCCCTGCACATGATCACCGGTCAGGTGATCTGGGAGGCGTCCGCCTCCTTCGCGATCGGGGCCCTGCTCGTGTACGTCGCCTACTGGCTCGGCCGGGACGCCCGCGAACAGCTCATCGGGGTCGCCGCCGACCCCGAACCCAGCCGGAAGATCCGCTCCCTGCTGGAGGCACAGCCCGAGATCGACACCGTCGAGGCACTGCTCACCATGCAACTCGGCCTGGACTCGACCCTGGTGGCCGCGCGCGTGGACCTCGTGCCCGGCCTCGACAGCGAGGAGGTCGAGCTGGTCGCCGTCCGCATCAAGCGCTCCATCGCCCACGTCGTCCCCGAGGCCGACCAGATCTTCCTCGACGTGACGGAGAAGACGGGGCCGGGGGAGCGGGCAGCGGAAAGCCCCGCCGCGACGGGGGAACGCGGCGGGGCCTGA
- a CDS encoding glutathione S-transferase family protein: MSVGEGNEAYGRKTFKRSRSHFADRITADGRDGWPVEAGRYRLVVSRACPWASRAVISRRLLGLEDTLSMAVADPIQDDRSWRFTLDPDGRDPVLGIRFLKEAYDARENDYPGGVSVPAIVDVPSGRLVTNDYQRITLDLATEWRDLHREGAPDLYPLALRDEIDTVMAEVYEDVNNGVYRAGFATGQEEYEEACAGVFRRLEALSARLARRRYLVGGTITEADIRLFTTLVRFDAVYHGHFKCNRWKLTEDPVLWAYARDLFQTPGFGDTVDFDHIKRHYYQVHTGINPTAVVPLGPDLAGWLAPHGRADLGGSPFGDGTPPGPVPAAEVVAPQGRP; the protein is encoded by the coding sequence ATGAGTGTCGGTGAGGGCAACGAGGCGTACGGGCGGAAGACGTTCAAGAGGTCCAGGAGCCACTTCGCGGACCGGATCACCGCCGACGGCCGCGACGGCTGGCCGGTGGAGGCGGGCCGCTACCGGCTGGTGGTCAGCCGGGCCTGCCCCTGGGCGAGCCGGGCGGTGATCTCGCGACGGCTGCTGGGCCTGGAGGACACCCTGTCGATGGCCGTCGCCGACCCGATCCAGGACGACCGGAGCTGGCGGTTCACGCTGGACCCGGACGGCCGCGACCCGGTGCTCGGCATCCGCTTCCTGAAGGAGGCGTACGACGCGCGGGAGAACGACTACCCGGGCGGGGTCAGCGTCCCGGCGATCGTGGACGTGCCGAGCGGTCGACTGGTCACCAACGACTACCAGCGGATCACCCTCGATCTCGCCACCGAGTGGCGCGACCTGCACCGCGAGGGCGCGCCCGACCTGTATCCGCTAGCCCTGCGCGACGAGATCGACACGGTGATGGCCGAGGTGTACGAGGACGTCAACAACGGCGTCTACCGGGCGGGCTTCGCCACCGGACAGGAGGAGTACGAGGAGGCCTGCGCCGGGGTGTTCCGGCGGCTGGAGGCGCTGTCGGCGCGGCTGGCGCGCCGGCGTTATCTCGTCGGTGGGACGATCACCGAGGCGGACATCCGGCTCTTCACCACGCTGGTGCGTTTCGACGCCGTCTACCACGGTCACTTCAAGTGCAACCGCTGGAAGCTGACGGAGGACCCGGTGCTGTGGGCGTACGCCCGTGATCTCTTCCAGACCCCCGGATTCGGCGACACCGTCGACTTCGACCACATCAAGCGGCACTACTACCAGGTGCACACGGGCATCAACCCGACCGCCGTGGTGCCACTCGGGCCCGATCTGGCGGGCTGGCTCGCCCCCCACGGGCGGGCTGATCTGGGCGGCAGCCCGTTCGGTGACGGCACGCCGCCGGGGCCGGTGCCGGCCGCCGAGGTCGTGGCCCCGCAGGGTCGTCCCTGA
- a CDS encoding TetR/AcrR family transcriptional regulator, whose translation MTPEEPRATEDPRASRTRARLREALLDECARHPLHEVSVAALVRRAGVGRATFYVHYPDLEALAVDACADVVREAVEALHAWRGRPDPVHAPAALPEFFAGLAPHAALYRALLAPGGGGPLGRVLHRDLRAYSLRERELAGAADAPLVASAVAATFAGVLADWLHGLLDGTPREIADQAWQLLVALHRSR comes from the coding sequence ATGACCCCCGAGGAGCCCCGGGCCACGGAGGACCCCCGGGCCTCCCGCACCCGGGCCAGGCTGCGGGAGGCCCTCCTCGACGAGTGCGCGCGGCACCCGCTGCACGAGGTCAGCGTGGCCGCGCTGGTCCGCCGGGCGGGGGTGGGCCGGGCCACGTTCTACGTGCACTACCCGGACCTGGAGGCGCTGGCCGTCGACGCCTGCGCCGATGTCGTACGGGAGGCCGTGGAGGCGCTGCACGCCTGGCGGGGGCGCCCCGACCCGGTGCACGCACCGGCCGCCCTGCCGGAGTTCTTCGCCGGTCTCGCGCCGCACGCCGCCCTGTACCGCGCGCTGCTGGCGCCCGGTGGCGGCGGACCGCTCGGCCGGGTCCTGCACCGGGACCTGCGCGCCTACAGCCTGCGCGAGCGCGAGCTCGCGGGTGCCGCGGACGCCCCGCTGGTGGCCTCCGCCGTGGCGGCGACCTTCGCGGGGGTCCTCGCCGACTGGCTGCACGGCCTCCTCGACGGCACCCCGCGGGAGATCGCCGACCAGGCGTGGCAGTTGCTGGTCGCACTGCACCGCAGCCGCTGA
- a CDS encoding VOC family protein, whose amino-acid sequence MALVQAGLVVLDCAEPEKLAVFYKELLDAQETDATANRVEIEGACGARMAFRRDVNATPPSWPRPENSLQAHLDFYVEDLDEAERLIVSLGGRPVDTKEASGPFEERGYSDPAGHSFTLRREHPTAPKQG is encoded by the coding sequence ATGGCACTGGTACAGGCGGGCCTCGTGGTGCTGGACTGCGCCGAGCCGGAGAAGCTCGCGGTGTTCTACAAGGAACTGCTCGACGCCCAGGAGACGGACGCGACCGCCAACCGCGTCGAGATCGAGGGCGCCTGCGGTGCCCGGATGGCATTCCGCCGGGACGTCAACGCCACCCCGCCCAGCTGGCCCCGCCCCGAGAACTCCCTCCAGGCCCATCTGGACTTCTACGTAGAGGACCTGGACGAGGCCGAACGGCTGATCGTGTCCCTCGGCGGACGTCCCGTCGACACCAAGGAGGCGAGCGGACCCTTCGAGGAGCGCGGCTACTCCGACCCGGCCGGCCACTCCTTCACCCTGCGCCGTGAACACCCCACGGCCCCCAAGCAGGGTTAG
- a CDS encoding nitroreductase family deazaflavin-dependent oxidoreductase, protein MPLEGEYVPSPTQWVREQVELYESSGGTQGTTLLDTGLPVIVLTTRGAKSGKIRKTPLMRVEHEGRYAVVASLGGAPKHPVWYHNIKSDPLVELQDGPVRQDMTAREVTGDEKAEWWDRAVAAYPTYEDYQKKTDREIPVFVLEPVDG, encoded by the coding sequence ATGCCTCTTGAGGGCGAGTACGTGCCCAGCCCCACCCAGTGGGTGCGCGAGCAGGTCGAGTTGTACGAGAGCTCCGGCGGCACGCAGGGGACGACGCTGCTGGACACCGGTCTGCCGGTCATCGTGCTCACGACGCGCGGCGCGAAGAGCGGGAAGATCCGCAAGACCCCGCTGATGCGGGTGGAGCACGAGGGTCGGTACGCGGTCGTGGCCTCGCTGGGCGGCGCGCCCAAGCACCCGGTCTGGTACCACAACATCAAGTCCGACCCGCTGGTGGAGCTCCAGGACGGGCCCGTCCGGCAGGACATGACCGCGCGTGAGGTCACCGGGGACGAGAAGGCCGAGTGGTGGGACCGGGCGGTCGCCGCGTATCCGACGTACGAGGACTACCAGAAGAAGACGGACCGGGAGATCCCCGTCTTCGTGCTGGAGCCGGTGGACGGGTGA
- a CDS encoding ABC transporter permease: MTAVTAAERVVPGPRALAAHGLSTVRRHPLIVVLTLLVLGFQLSTGSFLDAGNLRGIATDAAALAIVAVPLALLIISGYLDLSVGSTLALGALTAGWLAGEQAQSPVVAVLGALAVGAAVGAVNGVLCCYLGLSPFIVTLGMLAAVRGLAQQLFPLPLSGFGDGFAWLGGARIAGIAAPVVIAAVVLVAGALFLAYTPTGRHVFAIGVNREAAYLSGIDVRRTPFALFVVTGTAAALAGAIKASVLDSVVAGTSGAGFELTVLTAVLLGGVALSGGSGSVLGVLLGVLFLGCLQNGLTLLSVPTFWQQMAQGVALVAGAALAFFGPRAAR; the protein is encoded by the coding sequence ATGACCGCCGTGACCGCCGCCGAGCGCGTCGTCCCCGGCCCGCGCGCACTGGCCGCGCACGGGCTCTCCACGGTGCGACGCCATCCGCTGATCGTCGTCCTCACCCTGCTGGTGCTGGGGTTCCAGCTGTCCACCGGCAGCTTCCTCGACGCCGGGAACCTGCGCGGGATCGCCACCGACGCGGCGGCCCTCGCCATCGTCGCCGTGCCCCTGGCCCTGTTGATCATCAGTGGCTACCTGGATCTGTCGGTGGGCTCGACGCTGGCGCTGGGCGCCCTGACGGCGGGCTGGCTCGCCGGGGAGCAGGCCCAGTCCCCCGTGGTCGCCGTCCTCGGGGCGCTGGCCGTCGGCGCGGCGGTCGGGGCCGTGAACGGAGTGCTCTGCTGCTATCTGGGGCTGTCGCCGTTCATCGTGACGCTGGGCATGCTGGCGGCGGTGCGCGGCCTGGCACAGCAGCTCTTCCCGCTGCCGCTGAGCGGCTTCGGCGACGGCTTCGCGTGGCTGGGCGGGGCACGGATCGCCGGGATCGCGGCCCCCGTGGTCATCGCCGCCGTCGTCCTGGTCGCCGGGGCGCTGTTCCTGGCGTACACGCCCACCGGACGCCATGTGTTCGCGATCGGGGTCAACCGGGAGGCCGCGTATCTCTCCGGCATCGATGTCCGCCGTACGCCGTTCGCGCTGTTCGTGGTCACCGGTACGGCCGCCGCGCTGGCCGGGGCGATCAAGGCGTCCGTGCTGGACAGCGTGGTCGCGGGCACCTCGGGCGCGGGTTTCGAGCTGACGGTGCTCACGGCCGTGCTGCTGGGCGGGGTCGCCCTGAGCGGCGGCTCCGGTTCGGTTCTCGGGGTGCTGCTCGGCGTGCTGTTCCTGGGTTGCCTGCAGAACGGGCTGACACTGCTGAGCGTGCCGACGTTCTGGCAGCAGATGGCGCAGGGCGTGGCGCTGGTGGCGGGCGCGGCGCTCGCCTTCTTCGGCCCGCGCGCGGCCCGGTGA
- a CDS encoding LLM class flavin-dependent oxidoreductase — translation MSTTPRMLLVLSENWTLTGGRADLPAAVRWAREAEDAGFDSVMVSEHIVLGPDAAADGVMGNPRDYALPGNQDPYTPWPHSLLLLASIASVTERLRLAAAAVLAPLRHPLLMARELGTLDLLSEGRLLVQPTVSWSRDEYDALGVPFGRRGRLLDEHLEVWAKAWGPSPISHDSEHYPFRDVYFEPKAYRPEGPRLWFGGQRLHGPVLRRLVRHGHGFHPLGRPTPDDLKALDEAMTAAGRDAAELEMIGGTQAVFPDDHSPADLGAALASIPEQLEQGFTTFCVKPNQFIDDPDGVGAFCKEVIRRVTALTG, via the coding sequence ATGAGCACCACCCCCCGCATGCTGCTGGTCCTCAGCGAGAACTGGACCCTCACCGGCGGCCGGGCCGACCTGCCCGCCGCCGTACGGTGGGCCCGCGAGGCCGAGGACGCCGGCTTCGACTCCGTCATGGTCAGCGAACACATCGTGCTCGGCCCCGACGCCGCCGCCGACGGCGTCATGGGCAATCCTCGCGACTACGCCCTCCCCGGCAATCAGGACCCGTACACCCCCTGGCCCCACTCCCTTCTCCTGCTCGCCTCCATCGCCTCCGTCACCGAACGCCTGCGCCTGGCCGCCGCGGCCGTCCTCGCCCCACTGCGCCACCCCCTGCTGATGGCCAGGGAACTCGGCACCCTCGACCTGCTCAGCGAAGGACGGCTGCTGGTGCAGCCCACCGTCAGCTGGAGCAGGGACGAATACGACGCGCTCGGGGTGCCCTTCGGCAGACGGGGCCGGTTGCTCGACGAGCACCTGGAGGTCTGGGCCAAGGCCTGGGGGCCGTCACCGATCTCCCACGACAGCGAGCACTACCCGTTCCGGGACGTCTACTTCGAGCCCAAGGCGTACCGCCCCGAGGGGCCGAGGCTGTGGTTCGGCGGGCAGCGCCTGCACGGCCCCGTGCTGCGCCGGCTGGTCCGCCACGGCCACGGCTTCCACCCCCTCGGGCGCCCGACCCCGGACGACCTCAAGGCGCTCGACGAGGCCATGACCGCCGCCGGACGGGACGCCGCCGAACTGGAGATGATCGGCGGCACCCAGGCGGTCTTCCCCGACGACCACTCCCCGGCGGACCTCGGGGCGGCCCTCGCCTCGATCCCCGAGCAGCTGGAGCAGGGTTTCACGACCTTCTGCGTCAAGCCCAACCAGTTCATCGACGACCCCGACGGGGTCGGCGCCTTCTGCAAGGAGGTCATCCGGCGGGTGACGGCACTGACCGGCTGA
- a CDS encoding LysE family transporter yields MTAALVTGLLVGYGIAIPVGAVATYLVSLTARTSLRTGACAALGVATADGLYALLAALGGTALAHALQPVLTPLRWASALVLLALAARGAVGAVRQYRARRLPTRAQRDPVGPARAYVALLGITLLNPTTVVYFAALVLGSRAADAVSPLEQAVFVLAAFLASASWQLLLAGGGALLGRALTGHRGRLVTGLVSSAVIAGLAVLMP; encoded by the coding sequence GTGACGGCCGCGCTCGTCACGGGGCTCCTCGTCGGCTATGGCATCGCCATCCCCGTCGGAGCCGTCGCGACCTACCTCGTCTCCCTCACCGCCCGCACGTCCCTGCGGACCGGAGCGTGCGCCGCACTCGGCGTCGCGACGGCCGACGGACTGTACGCCCTGCTCGCCGCCCTCGGCGGTACGGCCCTCGCACACGCCCTGCAACCGGTGCTGACCCCCCTGCGCTGGGCCTCCGCCCTGGTCCTCCTCGCGCTGGCGGCACGCGGCGCGGTCGGGGCCGTACGCCAGTACCGCGCCCGGCGCCTCCCCACCCGCGCGCAGCGGGACCCGGTCGGCCCGGCGCGTGCCTACGTCGCCCTTCTGGGGATCACCCTGCTGAACCCCACCACGGTGGTCTACTTCGCCGCGCTCGTGCTCGGCAGCCGCGCCGCCGACGCCGTGAGCCCCCTGGAGCAGGCCGTGTTCGTCCTCGCCGCGTTCCTCGCCTCGGCGAGCTGGCAACTGCTGCTCGCCGGCGGCGGCGCCCTGCTGGGCCGCGCGCTGACCGGGCACCGGGGACGGCTGGTCACCGGCCTCGTGTCGAGTGCCGTGATCGCGGGACTGGCGGTGCTGATGCCGTAG
- a CDS encoding amidohydrolase, giving the protein MSDTSPTLVLTGGQVITVDAGFSVAEGVAVRGREIVAVGTDAEMRALAGPTTRIVELAGRTVLPGINDSHLHGAAYGLSKPPFALDVGHPAVGSIADIAGVVGAAARAAAPGEWIVGLGWDPGYLAECLAEPGRLPHRADLDAVAPGHPVCLTDFSQHMVWANSEALRRCGIDADTVAPDGGVVDRDPDGRPTGILREAAGVLLQAALPSPTVAQRRQAIRNVVAELHSRGITSYTEPGLGPGGAETLFGGLSTDNWTAYADLAAVGSLHARVSVLLLPAPMGGSADDVRKGLAELHRPESADPRRLNAIGVKIFADGVPPNRTAWMNEPYVGGGHGSLCVHGRTPDLQVDELFDMIRIAHEAGYQLGVHVTGDRAIDLVVDAFTAAQEAVPRADARHYVIHGDFIGADSLARLAAHGYGVNMNPAIKWTISDLMAEVVGTERSAYQWPARSAFDAGVAVCASSDAPITEPDWRQGVAGMLLRESKASGRVSGPEQRVELAEALRAYTINPARQDFAEEWKGSVEVGKVADLCVLDRPLLGLDPHEITGVEVDMTVFDGGVVFER; this is encoded by the coding sequence GTGAGCGACACTTCCCCCACCCTGGTCCTGACCGGCGGTCAGGTCATCACCGTCGACGCCGGCTTCTCGGTCGCCGAGGGTGTGGCCGTGCGCGGTCGGGAGATCGTCGCGGTCGGTACGGACGCCGAGATGCGCGCCCTGGCCGGGCCGACGACACGGATCGTGGAGCTGGCCGGGCGTACCGTGCTGCCGGGCATCAACGACTCGCATCTGCACGGCGCCGCGTACGGCCTGTCCAAGCCTCCGTTCGCCCTGGACGTCGGCCACCCGGCGGTGGGGTCGATCGCCGACATCGCGGGGGTGGTGGGCGCGGCGGCGCGGGCCGCCGCGCCCGGCGAGTGGATCGTCGGCCTGGGCTGGGACCCGGGCTATCTCGCCGAGTGCCTCGCCGAGCCGGGGCGACTCCCGCACCGCGCCGACCTGGACGCGGTGGCGCCCGGCCACCCCGTCTGTCTGACCGACTTCTCCCAGCACATGGTGTGGGCGAACAGCGAGGCCCTGCGCCGCTGCGGGATCGACGCCGACACCGTGGCACCCGACGGCGGGGTCGTCGACCGCGACCCCGACGGCCGGCCCACCGGCATCCTGCGCGAGGCGGCCGGCGTCCTCCTCCAGGCCGCCCTGCCCTCCCCCACGGTCGCCCAGCGCCGCCAGGCCATCCGCAACGTCGTCGCCGAGCTCCACTCGCGCGGCATCACCAGCTACACCGAGCCGGGTCTCGGCCCCGGCGGCGCCGAGACCCTGTTCGGCGGGCTGAGCACCGACAACTGGACGGCGTACGCGGACCTGGCGGCGGTCGGCTCCCTGCACGCCCGGGTCAGCGTCCTCCTGCTGCCCGCGCCCATGGGCGGCTCCGCCGACGACGTCCGCAAGGGTCTGGCCGAGCTCCACCGCCCGGAGTCCGCGGACCCCCGGCGGCTGAACGCCATCGGCGTGAAGATCTTCGCCGACGGCGTGCCGCCGAACCGTACGGCCTGGATGAACGAGCCCTACGTCGGCGGCGGACACGGCTCCCTCTGCGTGCACGGGCGCACGCCCGATCTGCAGGTCGACGAGTTGTTCGACATGATCCGGATCGCGCACGAGGCCGGTTACCAGCTGGGGGTCCACGTCACCGGCGACCGGGCCATCGATCTCGTGGTGGACGCGTTCACGGCGGCGCAGGAGGCGGTGCCGCGCGCCGACGCCCGGCACTACGTCATCCACGGCGACTTCATCGGTGCGGACAGCCTCGCCCGGCTGGCCGCGCACGGCTACGGCGTCAACATGAACCCCGCCATCAAGTGGACGATCTCCGATCTGATGGCGGAGGTCGTGGGCACCGAGCGGTCGGCGTACCAGTGGCCCGCGCGCTCCGCCTTCGACGCGGGGGTGGCGGTGTGCGCCAGTTCGGACGCGCCGATCACCGAGCCCGACTGGCGGCAGGGCGTCGCCGGGATGCTGCTGCGCGAGTCGAAGGCCAGCGGCCGGGTCAGCGGTCCCGAACAGCGGGTGGAGCTCGCGGAGGCGCTGCGGGCGTACACGATCAACCCGGCGCGGCAGGACTTCGCCGAGGAGTGGAAGGGGTCCGTGGAGGTGGGCAAGGTGGCCGACCTGTGCGTACTGGACCGGCCGCTGCTCGGTCTCGACCCCCACGAGATCACCGGCGTCGAGGTCGACATGACGGTGTTCGACGGCGGGGTCGTCTTCGAGCGCTGA
- a CDS encoding DUF1304 domain-containing protein — MEILANVLVALVALLHAYILVMEMFLWQKKPGMSFHGLDAEMARRTASLAANQGLYNGFLAAGLVWGLIADDPTGFRAQIFFLSCVIVAGVYGAATANRRILVAQALPGALALAAVLVAG; from the coding sequence ATGGAGATCCTGGCGAACGTGCTGGTCGCGCTGGTGGCCCTGCTGCACGCGTACATCCTGGTGATGGAGATGTTCCTGTGGCAGAAGAAGCCGGGGATGTCCTTCCACGGGCTGGACGCCGAGATGGCGCGGCGGACGGCCTCGCTCGCCGCCAACCAGGGCCTCTACAACGGCTTCCTCGCCGCCGGTCTGGTCTGGGGCCTGATCGCCGACGACCCGACCGGATTCCGGGCGCAGATCTTCTTCCTGTCCTGTGTGATCGTCGCGGGCGTGTACGGCGCCGCCACCGCCAACCGCCGCATCCTCGTCGCCCAGGCCCTGCCCGGCGCGCTGGCCCTGGCCGCCGTCCTCGTCGCCGGATGA
- a CDS encoding MarR family winged helix-turn-helix transcriptional regulator: MPGQRSITEAEKLAAAKLGDFPIRRDQMAAVANIYRAASAVRQHLENSVLRGSDLTWTAFVVLWVVWVWGESETRHVAEEAGISKGTLTGVARTLESRGLVRRADHPTDGRLVLLALTEKGEELMRRVFPAFNEEEAFVTGQLSDAECRSLAEGLRSVVLQVEEHGEERRRTLLNGAEPAPRRSGRRPKA; encoded by the coding sequence GTGCCCGGCCAGCGATCCATCACCGAAGCCGAGAAGCTCGCCGCGGCGAAGCTCGGGGACTTCCCGATCCGCCGGGACCAGATGGCGGCGGTGGCGAACATCTACCGGGCCGCCTCGGCGGTGCGGCAGCACCTGGAGAACTCCGTGCTGCGCGGTTCCGATCTGACCTGGACGGCCTTCGTGGTGCTCTGGGTGGTGTGGGTGTGGGGCGAGTCCGAGACCCGGCACGTGGCCGAGGAGGCGGGCATCTCCAAGGGCACGCTCACGGGTGTGGCCCGGACGCTGGAGTCGCGCGGGCTGGTGCGGCGGGCGGACCACCCGACGGACGGCCGGCTGGTACTGCTGGCCCTCACCGAGAAGGGCGAGGAGCTGATGCGGCGGGTGTTCCCGGCGTTCAACGAGGAGGAGGCCTTCGTCACCGGGCAGCTCAGCGACGCGGAGTGCCGGAGCCTCGCGGAGGGGCTGCGCAGTGTCGTGCTCCAGGTCGAGGAACACGGCGAGGAGCGCCGCCGCACCCTGCTGAACGGCGCCGAGCCCGCGCCCCGGCGCAGTGGCCGCCGCCCGAAGGCGTGA